The genomic window TATTGCTCCTGCACTAATCGCTCCGCAGTTTCTATTAACATTCGAGCACCGCCAAATCGGGTATTATCGGCAACCGACCAAAACTGTAATATCTCAGGTGCTCCATAATCATTACGCATACAACCGATACTTAATTGATCACTACCTGAAGCATCGGTTACCTGAGTTGGAAAGTCATCTTCGCCAACTAACTGAATATCATCAAATTGAGCAATTTCTTGCCAGGCTTCTTGCACGGTCATTGGACGTAATGTTTCCACATGAACCACTTGTGCATTACCATAAAAAACCGGCGCTTGTATGCAACTGACAACTATCGATAATCCATCATTCTGTAAAATTTTACGCACTTGATCAACTAAACAGCGCTCTTGTGGGACAGAACCTTCAACATCACTTAATAAGGGTAATAGATTAAATGCTAACTGTTTAGCAAAACGGTCATTATTAACGGGTAAACCGTTTAATAATCGGGCACTTTGACCGGCCAATTCATCCACTGTACTTTTACCATGCACTGAAACTGAACATAAATTGGTTAAGATTAAACGTTGAATACCGGCAACATTGATTAGCGGTTTAATGGCGACTAACAATTGACTGACATAACTATCAGCAATGGCAACAATATTACGGTTACGATAATCAGCCAGCACATGAGGATTAACATTAGGTACAACTAATGGAATATCCGGTTCTAGCGCAAATAAACCACTACTATCAATGACTATACAACCCTCTTGTGCCGCCTGCTCTGCATAACGAGCAGACGCTTCTTTACCAGCAACAAAAAAAGCGATTTGTGCCTGTGTCCAATCAAATAACTGTGCATCCATGACAGAGTGTTGTTTTCCATTAAAACGGATACTTTCTCCGACACTGTTTTCACTAGCTAATAGAAATAACTCACCAACAGGGAACTGGCGCTCTTGTAATAAACTCAATACTGCTTCACCGACCGCGCCGGTAGCGCCTAATAGTGCAATACTCCAACCTTCTGTCATGTTGGTTTTCTCCAATCTTCTGTGCATTTCGCTCAAATTAATTTACTATTGAAACCCAGCATTTTTAATATGTTAGCCGCATCGACATTATCACAACTGACCTTTAGCGATGACCATTCACGGCGTTCTGGATAATATTTGCGTAAATGATCAAATTCGCCAACATGATGAGCAACTTTTCTTAATGGCGCATCATCACGCCGAACATCATAAACTAAATGTACTAAACGTTTTAAATTTGCCTGGGTTAATTCACCGCGAAAGGTAATCTCATTAAACTCTGCAATAGGTAATAAATCAGCTAATTTAATTTGCGCCTCTTGGCCTAAAAACTGGCTAAATGCGGCAAAAATCTGAGTAGTACCGCGCGCTTTACCTTCTAGAGAATAACCGGCAATATGTGGCGTGCCAATGCTAGTTTTAGCTAACAAAGGTAAGGAAAGAGAGGGCTCATGTTCCCAAACATCTAATATCACGTCGATTTTCTTACCATTTTCTAAGGCTTTTAATAATGCTTGATTATCAACAACAGCCCCGCGGCTAGTATTTAGCAAAATACGTCCTGCTGGCATAGCAGCAAGCAACTCTTCATTTAATAAATGATAAGATGAATAGCAGCCAGATTTATTTAAAGGGGTATGAAAAGTTAAGATATCCGCCTGACTAACTAATTTTTCCAATGGCCAAAATTGTTCGCTATTATCAGCAGCCTCTGCCCGAGGCGGATCACAAAGTAACGTATTGACGCCCCAAGCCTTTAAACGCGCATTAAGACGACTGCCAACATTACCAACCCCAACAATACCGACTGTCTTTTCTCGCAAATCAAAACCATCACGTTCAGCCAGTAACAACAAAGCGGAAAAAACATACTCTACCACCGCGATCGCATTACAACCCGGTGCAGCAGAAAAAGCGATACCCACTTGCGCTAACCATTGCCTATCAACATGATCAAATCCGGCCGTTGCAGTACCAACAAATTTTACCTTACTCTGTTTAAGTAATGCTTCATTGACTTGCGTAACAGAACGCACCATTAAAGCATCTGCTGTTGCTAACTGTGACGATGAGATTGAACGCCCAGAAACAGCCTTAACTTCACCTAATGTTGCAAACAATTGAGTTGCGTAAGGCATATTTTCATCAATCAATATTTTCACTTATCTAATGCCCAATTATCTTTATTAAAATTAACCGATCGCTTTTTACTATTCGATTAGGTAGCAAGAAGCTATTTTGCCATGTTAATGATATAAATCCTAACAACTGGTTTGCTCAGCGTCACTTTTTTGGCGAAAGCGTTCTGGTGTTGTGCCTGAAATCTGTTGAAACATGGTAATAAATGCTGATGCAGAACTATAACCGACATCAAAAGCCACTTGTTGAACAGTCTGTCCTTGCTCTAATTTCATTATGGCATGTAAAAAACGTAACCGCTGGCGCCACTCACTAAATGACATCCCCAGTTCCTGCTGACAACGACGTGACAAGGTACGTTCTGAGGTATATACCCGCTTAGCCCATATCGCTAAAGCAGTATTATCTGCCGGATTTTGTTGTAATTGCGTTAAAATAGGGGCTAAAAATTTATCTTTACTGGCGGGTAAATAGGTCTTTTGAATAGGTGAACGTTTTAATTGATCAATCAAAACATTAGCTAAGCGAATATCTTCCGCAGTCTTAGGTTGGGTTATCTCACGCGCATAAAAATCTAATAATATGGTATGAAAAATAGGCGTTTGACGAATAATACAGGGTTTTTTACACAGCACATGACTGAATGTCTGAGAAATATCTAAAATATTAAACTTAACACTTTTTTTATTGTAAGTGGCATGTTCAACACCGCATGGGATCCAGATACAAAATTCAGGAGGCGCAATATAATGCTGGGTAGCCACTTGCATCTCTATCACACCTTTCACTACATAAATTAATTGGCCAAAGTTATGGCGATGTAATTGACACTCAGTATCACCTAACCATTCATTATTCCGAAAAACTATAAATTTTGGCTCAATAATATTAGGCTCAAGTCTATGTTTAATTTTTTTCATCACAGTAATGTTGGCAGAAAGGGCGGATCAATTGGCTGATTATAAATATATATAATAAAATAGACAATGTTAAAATAGCATAATAGTTAACAGAAGATAAATATGACTCAATAATGAAAAATTTTCTTTTTCCCCTGCTTGCGGTTTTATTATGGTCAATTAATGCGGTTGTAAGTAAAGCGGCGGCAAATGTTATTGATCCAGCCGCTATTTCCTTTTATCGCTGGTTATTGGCCTTTTTAGTACTCACCCCTTTTATGATTAAAGGGATAGTTAAAAATCGCACAATGATAAAACAATATGGCGGCAAACTGTTTATATTAGGTGCCCTTGGCATGGTTCTTTACCAAAGTTTGGCTTATTATGCTGCTCATACGGTTAGCGCCACCTTTATGGGAGTATTAAATTCAGTTATTCCTTTGTTAACGGTGATACTCAGCATTTTTGTGCTACGTACTATTCCTACTATTGGTATAGTGATCGGTAGCCTTTTATCATTACTGGGGCTTATCTGGCTTGTTAGTCAAGGTGAACCAATGATATTTTTTAGCCAGGGAATTAATCGAGGGCAATTACTGATGTTTATTGCTGCTCTTTCTTATTCACTCTATGGGGTATTAACCAAGCATTGGGCGATCCCATTACCCAATTGGCAATCACTTTATATCCAAATTAGTTTTGCTTTGATACTATTATTGCCAAACTTTTTACTGGCTAAATCAGTAGAGATT from Arsenophonus sp. aPb includes these protein-coding regions:
- a CDS encoding aspartate-semialdehyde dehydrogenase; the protein is MTEGWSIALLGATGAVGEAVLSLLQERQFPVGELFLLASENSVGESIRFNGKQHSVMDAQLFDWTQAQIAFFVAGKEASARYAEQAAQEGCIVIDSSGLFALEPDIPLVVPNVNPHVLADYRNRNIVAIADSYVSQLLVAIKPLINVAGIQRLILTNLCSVSVHGKSTVDELAGQSARLLNGLPVNNDRFAKQLAFNLLPLLSDVEGSVPQERCLVDQVRKILQNDGLSIVVSCIQAPVFYGNAQVVHVETLRPMTVQEAWQEIAQFDDIQLVGEDDFPTQVTDASGSDQLSIGCMRNDYGAPEILQFWSVADNTRFGGARMLIETAERLVQEQYY
- the pdxB gene encoding 4-phosphoerythronate dehydrogenase PdxB, with product MKILIDENMPYATQLFATLGEVKAVSGRSISSSQLATADALMVRSVTQVNEALLKQSKVKFVGTATAGFDHVDRQWLAQVGIAFSAAPGCNAIAVVEYVFSALLLLAERDGFDLREKTVGIVGVGNVGSRLNARLKAWGVNTLLCDPPRAEAADNSEQFWPLEKLVSQADILTFHTPLNKSGCYSSYHLLNEELLAAMPAGRILLNTSRGAVVDNQALLKALENGKKIDVILDVWEHEPSLSLPLLAKTSIGTPHIAGYSLEGKARGTTQIFAAFSQFLGQEAQIKLADLLPIAEFNEITFRGELTQANLKRLVHLVYDVRRDDAPLRKVAHHVGEFDHLRKYYPERREWSSLKVSCDNVDAANILKMLGFNSKLI
- a CDS encoding helix-turn-helix transcriptional regulator: MKKIKHRLEPNIIEPKFIVFRNNEWLGDTECQLHRHNFGQLIYVVKGVIEMQVATQHYIAPPEFCIWIPCGVEHATYNKKSVKFNILDISQTFSHVLCKKPCIIRQTPIFHTILLDFYAREITQPKTAEDIRLANVLIDQLKRSPIQKTYLPASKDKFLAPILTQLQQNPADNTALAIWAKRVYTSERTLSRRCQQELGMSFSEWRQRLRFLHAIMKLEQGQTVQQVAFDVGYSSASAFITMFQQISGTTPERFRQKSDAEQTSC
- a CDS encoding DMT family transporter yields the protein MKNFLFPLLAVLLWSINAVVSKAAANVIDPAAISFYRWLLAFLVLTPFMIKGIVKNRTMIKQYGGKLFILGALGMVLYQSLAYYAAHTVSATFMGVLNSVIPLLTVILSIFVLRTIPTIGIVIGSLLSLLGLIWLVSQGEPMIFFSQGINRGQLLMFIAALSYSLYGVLTKHWAIPLPNWQSLYIQISFALILLLPNFLLAKSVEITAANINLILFAGIAASLIAPYLWIQGVFRLGANTTSIFMNLAPVFTAIIAVLFLKEKMHSYHLIGGGGVLLGVILAQQLSTPLTQLFNHHRSNTNKKE